The segment CAATAAGGCGTTTCAGGTAAAGCTCATTCGCGATACGCAGATACAAAGGCATATCCAGGGCATTGTGGTGAGTGATAAACGGACGAGCCGCCGCTCCACCTGGGATGGACTGAAGGACAGGGGTATCTACCTCCAGATAACCGAATGAGTTGATATAGTCACGCATGGTGTTAAACACCTTGGTACGTTTCACGAAAATTTCTTTTACATCTTCGTTAACCACAAGGTCAACATAACGTTGACGATAGCGCAATTCGGGGTCAGTAAATGCATCGTAGGTTACTCCGTCTTTCACTTTCACGATTGGAAGGGGACGAAGCGATTTGGAAAGAACGATAAATTCCTGAGCATGTACAGAAATCTCACCGGTTTGAGTACGAAATACATATCCTTTCACACCGATGAAGTCACCAATATCGAGCAGGCGTTTGAAAACAGTATTGTACAGTTCTTTATCCTCACCCGGACATATTTCGTCACGGTTAAGATACACCTGAATACGGCCAACAGAGTCCTTCAACTCAACAAAAGAGGCTTTACCCATGATGCGGCGGCTCATGATACGCCCCGCGATTGACACCTGACGAGTCTCTGCTGCGTCGTCCTTAAAATTCTCCTTTATCTCGTTGGTATATCCGGTTACAACATACTCTTCAGCCGGGTAAGGGTCAATACCCAGATTTCTCAACTCGGCCAAACTGTTTCGTCTGATAATTTCCTGTTCGCTTAGTTCTAATATGCTCATATTATTCGAAATAATTCAAAACTCGGCAAAAGTACAAAAAAAATCGCGGTGCGCCTGTATAAATGAGCGTGTTTCTATCCTTTCGCACGCAACCCGGTGCTCCAAAATCATTAAAAACCATTGATTTCCTGACAAGTATAAAAATCAACGCGGCTTAAATCGTTGTATCTATCAAAAACGAAAATGATTTGTGCATAACTGTAAATTACAATTAAGGCACAAACCATTTTCTGTTGTTATTTCTCCTCGATTCAGGTCAGGATTCCCCTTCTAAACGGTATTGAATCTGGTCCAACATCATATGCTGGTCTTGTAAAGATATACCCGCCATCTCCAGTTCATCTTCATCTTCAGCAAAGTTCTCCCGAAATTTTTCCCAGCCACCTTGAATCAGGTTAAGGCTTTTCAGGTAATGTTCCAATGCGTTTGCCGGCTGTTGAAGACACCAGGCCACGTGACCCGTATTCATCCAGTCCTGAGCGGAAGGCGATTGCTCCACTATCTTCTGATAATAACGTTCCGCCTGTTCGAATTTTCCGGCAAGGAACGAACACCAGGCAATCGGTCGCCACGATTTCGAAGTACTGTTATCGATATAGTCCGCCTTGAAATAATACTTCAGCGCTTCGTTGTAATCTTTCTTCTCCAGATAGCAATGGCCAATATTGAGAATCACATTCAGATTATCCGGACTCATTTTATCGAATCGCATGTAATATTCCAAAGCCAGTTCCGGTTGTTTCAACCGGCGGTAACACTGGGCAATACGACGAATGGTCCACGCACTGTCCGGGAAAATCATATCTGCACGTAGATAGGCCATCAATGCCGATTTATCATCGTCCATCATTTGGTGGCAATAGCCGATTTTCTGGTAAATCTCGCTATTCTCGGCATCCGATTCGGCCAACTCACCAAACACCTCAACGGCATCAGCGTAAAACTCTTTCCGGAAAAAGAATTCAGCTATGATGCGCAGACTCTCTGTATCGGAAAGCAGTGGCTTTATCAATGGTAATTTATGCAAATGCATCGGTTGACTAAACACATCAAAGAAATCGGAACGATGCGGGTGCAGTTTGAAGAAACGGTACAAATCCTGAATATACTGTTTGGCAATAGTATCGCCTTTCTTGTTATCCTGCAACAATGCCTCCTCGGCCTGCATCTGGTCAATCTCCTGATTTTCGCTCAGGAACTGATTCGCCACCATATCCCGCTGGGCAGCCGGCATCTGCATCAGACTCAGACACAGAGAGTATTTATCTGAATTACAAAGAATACCGGACTTCATGATAATCCCCAGCATTCCGGTATCGACTCCCGAATGTTGTGAAAACATATCCAGAAAGGCGGAATGATGGGTATTGAACGGCAAAAACCAGTTGCTGATGTTGTAAAAGAAGGGAAAGCTCTTCAGTCCGGCAAATGTGGTCATGAAAATATCCGAGCCCTCCATTTGCAGGCGCCCCATCTCTTTCATCTTCTCTTCAAGGCCGGTTTGCTCAAAAACCTCCTGCCAATCTGGGTTTTTATCCTCATCACTTCCATCCTGCTTCCACTCTTCCAGATTCATTTTCTTACGAAGGATCGGACTGATTTTCATCATTTCCGGCAGAATTTCATCAGTCATTTTCCGGGAAATCTTCTCCGTCTCCCGGCTCCGGATAAAGTGCAGGATAATATTCCGCAAATCAGTAATCAGCCCTGGACGTTCTGCCAACACTTCAAAATGATGCTCTAACTCCGGGAAACTACTGATACGTTTCTGGTGAATATATAATACCAGCAATAGTCCCACCAAAGCCCGCTGACGCACATCCTCATCATTGTGCTGACACGCATCAATCAATAGAATACATTTGGATTCATCAAAACGACGGAATAGGCTGAGAGTAAGCGACGAAACCAACAGACAAAGCCCTTCGACAGGAAAAATATCCGATTCAATCTGTTTGCGATAATGCTCTATATCCGACTCTTTAAACCTATCAGCCAACCAGACTTGCAGGAAAAGCACCGACAAATCATTGTCAAACGAATGGGAAATGGTACTCACCTTTTGCGCTTTGGCTTTATCGTCATCAATCAGTTCGGTCAATGCCATATCACTCACCAGCTTCTCTATCTGCTTCTGCAACTGTTCGGGTGAAATCTGCACCGAATAACTCAGATAACGTTTCCGATCAAAGAAATAGGATGGTGATTCCTTCAGCAGCATGGCATCCGCCGTTATATCTACGAGTCTGTAGAGGTGGGCAATCAGGTCATCATACACCTTTTCCCGCTCCGGGTCTGGATTTCCCTGCGCAAAGTAAAGCAACATATATTTGTATGTCGTCTCCCAGCGCTTCAACTCCTCATCCGCCAGCCAGTCTTGTCCCTGACGAATCATGGACAATAAACGGGCAATGGCTTTTTTCAACTCTTTCCGGTCGATTAATTCAGTAATCTCCCGGTGTAAGCTCTCTATTCTTTGTGCATTCATGGTCAGGAGCCTATAGCTTTAATATTTTCTCAATCTTCAAAAATTCACCCTCAAAGTTTGGGGTAAATACATCTTTCCCTATCTGGCTTCGGATTTCGTCAATAGACCAAAAGCGTCCGCCATCCAGTTCATGTTCATCCGGGGTAATTTCACCATCATACACCGTCGAATAGGAGTTGACAAACTCACGTTCCACATCCGACTCAAAGATATATTTCGTCAAAAACTCAGGGGCAAAATTCGTAATTCCCAGCTCCTCCTTCACCTCACGAAAAAGAGCATCAGCCACCGACTCCCCGTAATCGATATGCCCGCCGACAGCCGTATCCCATTTCCCGGGTTGAATATCTTTGTGCATCGGACGCTTTTGAAGATATAATTCGCCCTTACTATTGAATATATGCAGATGCACTACGGGGTGCAGCAATTTTGAACCGTTGTGGCAAGTGGCGCGGTCAGCTTTGCCAATCACGTATCCATCCTCATCTACCAAAGGAAATATTTCCATAGCTTTTTGATTTTGTATTTCTACTTCAAATATAAACGATTTTCTCCTACGTTTTGATTTTGCGGCTTTATCTTTATGTCAATTAATCACCGCCCCCTTCATTTCTTTCATTCCCTTCATTCCTTTAATTCATTTCCCTCACTCCCTCAATCCTTCAATCCCTCATTCCCTGCTTCCCAGCCCTTTACCCACCGCAAGTCCGGCCCAGTGCTAAATTCCGAGTGTTAAAGCCAAAAAATCTTGAACCGAAAATTAGGTTTTTGTCAAATTGCGTTGTATATTTGCTTTAGAAAAGGAATTAGTCGCGTTGGATTTGATTGGTAAACTCAACATTTTACTTTATTCCGAGACATTGCTTCAGCCGACAATGGCGGGCCACAACCCTTCGGGGTTCCTTCGGACGGTGGATTACAAAGTTGGCGAGCACTCAAAACCTGTCACCGGAGTTTCTTCATCACACAACGCGACTTTTCTTTTTTGTTCATCTCCTCTCATCCGCTTTTATTCAAATCACTTTACTTATCAGACTTTCGGCATTTGAGTTTTTTTGCTCAAAACAATTGACGATTATTATCGCTACCTTTGTCGTCTTATTATTCAAACGTACATATAATGATTCAAATTGGTATTTTCAATACGTTAAAGGTGAACCGCGAATCGGATTACGGAGTCTATCTTGCCGATTCCGAAGGCAATGAAGTCTTACTACCCAATAAATATGTCCGCGGTAAATCAATCTCCGTGGGTGATGATATAGATGTATTTATCTATCGTGACAGCGACGACCGCCTGGTAGCCTCTACTGAAACTCCTCTCATCCAACTGAATCAGTTTGGATATTTACAAGCAAAAGAAGTTACACAAATCGGGGCTTTTCTGGATTGGGGCATGGAGCGCGACCTGTTTGTGCCTTTCCGCGAACAAATGCGCAAGATGGAAGCCGGACGCTTCTATACCGTTTACATGTATCTGGACGAAAACACCGACCGACTGGTTGCTTCAAGCAAAATCAACAAATTCTTTGACAATACAAACCACAAACTAAAAGAGGGTGAAGAAGTCGATATTCTGGTTTGGGATGTGGCCGAACCCGGCGTCAGAGTAATTATCAATAATAAATACAAAGGCCTGATTTACCATAACGAGATATTTACCCATATATCCCAGGGGGAAAAACGCACGGCTTACATCAAAACGGTCAGAGAAGATTTTCAATTGGATGTATCCCTCGAGAAACCCGGTTATGAAGCCGTAGAGCCTAACGCGCAGAAAATACTGGAAGTGCTCAATGATGCAGAAGGCTTTCTTCCACTATCAGACAAAAGTGAACCGGAACAAATCTACCGGGAGCTGGGTATGAGCAAGAAACTTTTCAAAAAAGCCATCGGAGCTCTTTACAAACAGAAGTTGATTCGCATCGAAGAAGACGGCATTTATCTGATCAAATAACATCTAAAAACTCCCGCAGGACAAATTTCTGCGGGAGTTTTTTTGTCTCTGTATTTTTTAGCGTCAACGCAGGCAGCAGCAAAACACCGAACGACTGTCTGACTTTTTATATTTGTTGAAATTAAAGGCTGAATAGAAGAGAAACACCTCCGGATCTCCGAGACTTTCAAAGTGACTCCTTGTTATAGTAAAAGTAGAGATATTTAATCCAAAAGAGTCTTTGTTGCGTTATAAAAGCGTTAGGCCTAAAGAGTAAAATTGTCAGTATACCTGCCAAAAAGTCCACTTTTAGTGGAAAGGAATGCAATTTGAAGTGATTTGGGCAAATTACATACGTTTTATTTTCAAATCATATAGTTATGGCTGTAAATGATAAAGACAAAATCCCCGGACTGGTACTGGTTTCGGAGATTTACCCTGACAACATCGCTGTTTTGCCATTGGAGAGCCGTCCTATTTTCCCCGGACTGGCATTGCCCTTAGTGTATGGTGGCCGGAAAGCGATTGATTATGTAGAAAACACAATAGAAAAAAACAACGGATTCCTTGGGGTTTCCTTTATCTCGGAACAAAACCAGGAAGACTTTTGGAGCTCCAGACTCTATCATACAGGGGTACTTGTAAAGATCATCAAGGTGATCGATAAACAGGAGGATAGCATTAACTTCTTTGCCCAGGCCCTGACCCGTTTCCACTTTGTCAAAGAGACGATGAGATACGATCTGCCTCACTGGCAGGTAACCTACGATTATGAGGAAAAGACAGAGCTGACCGAAGAGCTAAAGGCTTATACCCTTGCCATCATCAATTCGGTGAAAGATCTCATCAAACTGAATCCGATGTTTCAGGAGCAGATGAAGCTCGCCATTTCGCAAGTGGGGATTGACAAGCCGGGACTGCTGATGGACCTTGTAGCCTCTTTCCTGACTGCTGATGGTCATCGCCTGCAAGAAGTACTCGATGCTTCGGATCTATTTCAGCGCAGTGAGAAGCTGCTGCTTCTACTAAAGGAGGAGGTGGAACGAAACCGCCTGCAAAAAGATATCCAGAAGCAAATCGAGAAGAAGATTACGAAGCAGCAGCGGGAGTTTTTCCTGCGCGAACAGCTCAAGGTAATCAAACAGGAACTTGGACTGGAGAAGGAAGATAAAGATTCCGAAATCGAAGCCATCCAGAAGAAACTAAAAAAACTGACCCTGACCAAAGAGGCTGCCGATGTGGTGAGAGAGGAGCTGGAAAAGCTCAAAACTCTCGAAACCGGTTCGCCCGAATATCAGGTTTCCCGTTCATATCTCAACTGGCTGACCGATCTTCCCTGGGGTATTTATTCCGAAGATAATTACGATCTGGCAAAAGCCCGCAAAATACTGGACGAACAGCATTACGGGCTGGATGATGTAAAAGGGCGCATTCTGGAATTTATCAGTACCATCGCCAAACGGAGAAAAGTTTCCGGTTCCATCATCTGTCTGGTTGGCCCTCCTGGAGTGGGAAAGACCTCTATCGGAAAATCCATTGCTGATGCACTGGGGCGCAAATTCTTTCGCTTCTCTGTAGGGGGAATGCGTGACGAAGCTGAGATCAAAGGTCACCGACGCACTTATATCGGTGCTATGCCGGGCAAACTGATCCAAAGCCTCAAACGTACCGAAGTGGCCAATCCGGTGATAATGATTGACGAGATAGACAAGATAGGAGCCAGCTATCAGGGCGATCCGGCATCGGCATTGCTCGAGGTACTCGACCCGGAGCAAAACCGGGATTTTCTTGATCACTATCTCGATGTGCGCTTTGATTTGTCCAACATATTATTCGTAACAACCGCCAATCAGCTTGATACCATCCCAAGCCCGTTGCTTGACCGGATGGAGATCATCAAGCTCTCCGGCTATGTATTGGAGGAAAAAGTGGAAATTGCGAAACGTTATCTGGTGCCAAAACAACGCAAGGATCACGGACTTAAAGCAACAGAAGTTTCCATTACCGACTCTGCATTGACTGCCATAGTGGATGGATATGCCCGTGAAGCCGGAGTTCGTTCGCTGGAAAACCAGATCAAGAAAATCATGCGCAAGGCCACGCTCAAGATTGCAGAGGAAAATATTGAGAAGGTGAATGTAAACAATAAGAACCTGACCGAATACCTGGGTCAGCCTGTCTTCTCTACCGAAGAGCTCTACCAAAAACAGATCCCGGGCGTTACCCTGGGGCTTGCCTGGACTGCGATGGGTGGGGCTACTCTCTATATTGAGGCATCAGGCATCCGTTCGAAAGGACCCGGCCTGAAACTGACCGGACAGTTGGGCAGTGTGATGCAGGAGTCTTCCGAAATTGCCTATTCGTATGTCCGCTCTTTAATGGAGAAGGAAAAGCCTGAAAATGACTTTTTTGAAACGCACTTTGTCCATTTGCACGTGCCCGCCGGTGCCACTCCCAAGGATGGACCGTCTGCCGGAATCACTATGGCCCTGGCTCTCTATTCACTGGCTAAAGGGAAACCGATCCGCAAAGGACTAGCCATGACCGGCGAACTTTCCCTAACCGGAAAGGTTCTTCCGATTGGAGGCCTGCGCGAGAAAACTATTGCGGCGCGACGTGTAAAGGTCTTTGAACTGATATTCCCTGCTGATAATCGCAAAGACTTCGAAGAGCTACCCGATTATCTTAAAGAGGGCATTACGCCTCACTTTGTCGATTATTTTGATGATGTGCTGAAGGTGGCGTATAGATAAGTCTCTTTAAAACAAGGAGGAATAAATCCTTGTTAGTTGTTTGATAATTAGCAATTCAGGAATATCAGAGGTTACTAATTATCAAACATCTTTATTTTTCGAATCAATGATCATCTGTTCGTTCGTATAAAAAAAGAGCTGCCCCGATTTGAGGCAGCATTGGTAATTTGATGATGATCTACTCTTTCTTAAGC is part of the Parabacteroides sp. FAFU027 genome and harbors:
- a CDS encoding tetratricopeptide repeat protein, producing the protein MNAQRIESLHREITELIDRKELKKAIARLLSMIRQGQDWLADEELKRWETTYKYMLLYFAQGNPDPEREKVYDDLIAHLYRLVDITADAMLLKESPSYFFDRKRYLSYSVQISPEQLQKQIEKLVSDMALTELIDDDKAKAQKVSTISHSFDNDLSVLFLQVWLADRFKESDIEHYRKQIESDIFPVEGLCLLVSSLTLSLFRRFDESKCILLIDACQHNDEDVRQRALVGLLLVLYIHQKRISSFPELEHHFEVLAERPGLITDLRNIILHFIRSRETEKISRKMTDEILPEMMKISPILRKKMNLEEWKQDGSDEDKNPDWQEVFEQTGLEEKMKEMGRLQMEGSDIFMTTFAGLKSFPFFYNISNWFLPFNTHHSAFLDMFSQHSGVDTGMLGIIMKSGILCNSDKYSLCLSLMQMPAAQRDMVANQFLSENQEIDQMQAEEALLQDNKKGDTIAKQYIQDLYRFFKLHPHRSDFFDVFSQPMHLHKLPLIKPLLSDTESLRIIAEFFFRKEFYADAVEVFGELAESDAENSEIYQKIGYCHQMMDDDKSALMAYLRADMIFPDSAWTIRRIAQCYRRLKQPELALEYYMRFDKMSPDNLNVILNIGHCYLEKKDYNEALKYYFKADYIDNSTSKSWRPIAWCSFLAGKFEQAERYYQKIVEQSPSAQDWMNTGHVAWCLQQPANALEHYLKSLNLIQGGWEKFRENFAEDEDELEMAGISLQDQHMMLDQIQYRLEGES
- a CDS encoding NUDIX hydrolase, yielding MEIFPLVDEDGYVIGKADRATCHNGSKLLHPVVHLHIFNSKGELYLQKRPMHKDIQPGKWDTAVGGHIDYGESVADALFREVKEELGITNFAPEFLTKYIFESDVEREFVNSYSTVYDGEITPDEHELDGGRFWSIDEIRSQIGKDVFTPNFEGEFLKIEKILKL
- a CDS encoding S1 RNA-binding domain-containing protein; its protein translation is MIQIGIFNTLKVNRESDYGVYLADSEGNEVLLPNKYVRGKSISVGDDIDVFIYRDSDDRLVASTETPLIQLNQFGYLQAKEVTQIGAFLDWGMERDLFVPFREQMRKMEAGRFYTVYMYLDENTDRLVASSKINKFFDNTNHKLKEGEEVDILVWDVAEPGVRVIINNKYKGLIYHNEIFTHISQGEKRTAYIKTVREDFQLDVSLEKPGYEAVEPNAQKILEVLNDAEGFLPLSDKSEPEQIYRELGMSKKLFKKAIGALYKQKLIRIEEDGIYLIK
- the lon gene encoding endopeptidase La; its protein translation is MAVNDKDKIPGLVLVSEIYPDNIAVLPLESRPIFPGLALPLVYGGRKAIDYVENTIEKNNGFLGVSFISEQNQEDFWSSRLYHTGVLVKIIKVIDKQEDSINFFAQALTRFHFVKETMRYDLPHWQVTYDYEEKTELTEELKAYTLAIINSVKDLIKLNPMFQEQMKLAISQVGIDKPGLLMDLVASFLTADGHRLQEVLDASDLFQRSEKLLLLLKEEVERNRLQKDIQKQIEKKITKQQREFFLREQLKVIKQELGLEKEDKDSEIEAIQKKLKKLTLTKEAADVVREELEKLKTLETGSPEYQVSRSYLNWLTDLPWGIYSEDNYDLAKARKILDEQHYGLDDVKGRILEFISTIAKRRKVSGSIICLVGPPGVGKTSIGKSIADALGRKFFRFSVGGMRDEAEIKGHRRTYIGAMPGKLIQSLKRTEVANPVIMIDEIDKIGASYQGDPASALLEVLDPEQNRDFLDHYLDVRFDLSNILFVTTANQLDTIPSPLLDRMEIIKLSGYVLEEKVEIAKRYLVPKQRKDHGLKATEVSITDSALTAIVDGYAREAGVRSLENQIKKIMRKATLKIAEENIEKVNVNNKNLTEYLGQPVFSTEELYQKQIPGVTLGLAWTAMGGATLYIEASGIRSKGPGLKLTGQLGSVMQESSEIAYSYVRSLMEKEKPENDFFETHFVHLHVPAGATPKDGPSAGITMALALYSLAKGKPIRKGLAMTGELSLTGKVLPIGGLREKTIAARRVKVFELIFPADNRKDFEELPDYLKEGITPHFVDYFDDVLKVAYR